In the genome of Pseudomonadota bacterium, one region contains:
- the rnr gene encoding ribonuclease R encodes MSRIPTRDEILDWISAHPKEASKRDIAKAFGIKGAARIDLKRILRELEDEGHLAKRKKSYRDADRLPPVAVLLVQAPDADGDVFARPMELGGEGPEPRVLMVQRASEPALGEGDRILARLSEVKGEEHHYEGRLIRKIGANPRRILGVFRQGSEGGRVVPVDKKQDREWIVPAGATGGARDGELVEAEQAGPKGRMGLPKARVVSRLGDPSAPKAVSLIAIHHHGIPDAFPDDAMAEADAAEPVALGDREDLTHLPLVTIDPADARDHDDAVCALAAEHGFTIWVAIADVAHYVRPGSALDREARKRGNSTYFPDRVVPMLPDILSGDLCSLHEGVTRACLAVEMKISLDGALLGSRFTRGLMKSPAALHYGEVQAAIDGAPNARTQDLLEPVLKPLYAAYAALVRAREARQPLDLDLPERHIELSDTGKVTTVAFRERLDAHRLIEEMMVLANVAAAKTLSEKRVPLLFRVHEEPSPEKLEALRETAGSVGLPLAKGQVLQTRHLNRLLAEAEGTEFAEMINTSTLRSMTQAYYAPQNYGHFGLGLSHYAHFTSPIRRYSDLIVHRALITAHGWGEDGLSQDEIERREATAEHISETERRSMLAERDTTDRYLASYLSERVGNEFTGRISGIARFGVFVKLDETGADGLVPIRDLGAEYFHYDADALTLTGSDTGREIGLGQRATVRLAEATPVTGGLILEMLDIEGAPLTRGPQRRAKPPKRKMRVAKKKSAKVRKVTRRKR; translated from the coding sequence ATGAGCAGGATACCGACGCGTGACGAGATCCTCGATTGGATCTCCGCCCATCCCAAGGAAGCTTCGAAACGCGATATCGCCAAGGCCTTCGGCATCAAGGGCGCGGCGCGGATCGACCTGAAGCGCATTCTCCGCGAGCTGGAGGACGAGGGGCACCTCGCCAAGCGGAAGAAGAGCTACCGCGACGCCGACAGGCTGCCGCCAGTGGCGGTGCTGCTCGTGCAGGCGCCCGATGCCGACGGGGACGTCTTTGCCCGGCCCATGGAGTTGGGCGGCGAGGGGCCGGAGCCTCGCGTGCTCATGGTGCAGCGCGCCTCGGAACCCGCGCTGGGCGAAGGCGACCGCATCCTCGCGCGGCTCTCGGAGGTGAAGGGCGAGGAGCATCACTACGAGGGGCGGCTGATCCGGAAGATCGGTGCCAACCCGCGGCGCATCCTCGGGGTCTTCCGGCAGGGATCCGAGGGCGGGCGGGTCGTCCCCGTGGACAAGAAGCAGGACCGCGAGTGGATCGTGCCCGCGGGCGCCACGGGCGGCGCGCGGGACGGCGAGCTCGTGGAAGCCGAGCAGGCCGGGCCCAAGGGGCGAATGGGCCTGCCAAAGGCGCGCGTGGTCTCCCGACTGGGCGACCCGTCGGCGCCGAAGGCTGTCTCGCTCATCGCCATCCATCATCACGGCATCCCCGACGCCTTCCCCGACGATGCGATGGCAGAGGCCGACGCGGCCGAGCCCGTCGCCCTGGGCGACCGGGAGGACCTGACCCACTTGCCGCTCGTCACGATCGATCCCGCCGATGCGCGGGACCATGACGACGCGGTCTGCGCGCTCGCGGCCGAGCACGGCTTTACCATCTGGGTCGCCATCGCGGATGTTGCGCATTACGTACGCCCCGGCTCTGCGCTCGACCGAGAGGCGCGCAAGCGCGGGAATTCGACCTACTTCCCGGATCGTGTTGTGCCGATGTTGCCCGACATCCTCTCCGGCGATCTCTGCTCGCTGCACGAGGGGGTGACGCGCGCCTGCCTCGCCGTGGAGATGAAGATCTCGCTCGACGGCGCGCTTCTGGGCAGTCGCTTCACGCGGGGGCTCATGAAAAGCCCTGCGGCCCTCCACTACGGGGAGGTGCAGGCGGCGATCGATGGCGCGCCCAATGCGCGGACGCAAGACCTGCTCGAGCCGGTGCTGAAGCCGCTCTACGCCGCCTATGCTGCGCTGGTGCGCGCGCGCGAGGCGCGGCAGCCGCTCGATCTCGATCTGCCAGAGCGGCATATCGAGCTCTCGGACACGGGCAAGGTCACGACGGTGGCCTTTCGCGAGCGGCTCGATGCCCACCGGCTCATCGAGGAGATGATGGTGCTCGCCAATGTGGCCGCGGCGAAGACGCTGAGCGAGAAACGCGTGCCTCTCCTATTCCGCGTCCATGAGGAGCCGTCTCCGGAGAAGCTCGAAGCGCTGCGGGAGACGGCGGGCTCCGTGGGACTGCCACTGGCCAAGGGGCAGGTGTTGCAAACGCGGCATCTGAACCGCCTCCTGGCGGAAGCGGAGGGTACGGAGTTCGCGGAGATGATCAACACCTCCACGCTTCGTTCCATGACGCAAGCCTATTACGCGCCGCAGAATTACGGGCATTTCGGGCTGGGGTTGAGCCATTACGCACATTTTACGTCGCCGATCCGCAGGTATTCCGACCTCATCGTCCATCGCGCACTCATCACCGCCCATGGCTGGGGCGAGGACGGGCTTTCGCAAGACGAGATCGAACGCCGCGAGGCCACCGCCGAGCACATCTCCGAGACCGAGCGCCGCTCCATGCTGGCCGAGCGCGACACGACGGACCGCTACCTCGCGTCCTATCTGAGCGAGCGGGTTGGCAACGAATTCACCGGGCGGATCTCTGGCATCGCGCGTTTCGGCGTCTTCGTGAAGCTCGACGAGACTGGGGCGGACGGGCTCGTGCCCATCCGGGACCTCGGCGCGGAGTATTTCCACTACGATGCCGACGCGCTCACGCTCACGGGCTCTGACACTGGCCGCGAGATCGGGCTGGGGCAGCGTGCAACGGTGCGCCTGGCCGAGGCCACGCCGGTGACCGGTGGCCTCATCCTCGAGATGCTCGACATCGAGGGCGCGCCGCTCACGCGCGGGCCCCAGCGCCGCGCGAAACCGCCCAAGCGCAAGATGCGTGTCGCCAAGAAGAAGAGCGCGAAGGTGCGCAAGGTCACCCGGCGCAAGCGATAA
- a CDS encoding Hint domain-containing protein, with product MTWIGLADPQGAEFDLVGLGNRARVPQAPGGDRAAALACRGTILFEADVAQFTVPRPLIGHGIGASFMLKVDFGTEDKLDFTMTVGDGIWQHRLPLKITNDLQVVRVSYAWDTETRAGVLSVYQPRSRHLAQCLVPEPRPVPWAVLRSLIHDAPDMCRSNEMSFVALSRAFEPAGPMPGLDGNVEVATPEGMRRICEIGAEDRVLSVDGRSLRVIRRVCRQLPARGSFAPFRLRAPYLGLERDMTLSGETLVRLDGPDVEYLLGVEAVLAQTNQLGESRAASVHPRAALASYHQLVLEEADIFDTSVGIASLDLTMADRDGLGAATTLWADLARRAPVGPARTETPLARPYEIVTLNDTRAA from the coding sequence ATGACCTGGATCGGCCTCGCAGATCCGCAGGGCGCGGAATTCGACCTCGTGGGTCTCGGCAATCGCGCGCGGGTCCCACAGGCGCCCGGCGGCGACCGCGCCGCGGCGCTCGCGTGCCGCGGAACCATCCTCTTCGAGGCCGACGTCGCGCAGTTCACTGTGCCACGCCCGCTCATCGGCCACGGGATCGGTGCGAGCTTCATGCTCAAAGTGGATTTCGGCACCGAGGACAAGCTCGATTTCACCATGACCGTGGGCGATGGCATCTGGCAGCACCGGCTGCCGCTGAAGATCACCAACGACCTGCAAGTCGTGCGGGTGAGCTACGCCTGGGACACCGAGACGCGCGCGGGCGTGCTCAGCGTCTACCAGCCGCGCTCCCGCCACCTCGCACAGTGCCTCGTTCCGGAGCCGCGGCCTGTTCCTTGGGCAGTGCTGCGGAGCCTGATCCACGACGCGCCGGACATGTGTCGGTCGAACGAGATGAGCTTTGTCGCGCTCTCGCGCGCATTCGAGCCCGCCGGCCCCATGCCGGGGCTCGATGGCAATGTGGAGGTGGCTACGCCCGAGGGCATGCGGCGCATTTGCGAGATCGGCGCGGAGGACCGGGTGCTGTCGGTCGACGGGCGATCGCTCCGCGTGATCCGGCGCGTCTGTCGCCAGCTTCCGGCGCGTGGCAGCTTTGCCCCCTTCCGCCTGCGCGCGCCCTATCTCGGGCTCGAGCGGGACATGACCCTTTCCGGGGAGACGCTCGTGCGGCTCGACGGGCCCGATGTGGAATACCTCCTCGGCGTCGAGGCCGTGCTCGCGCAGACCAACCAGCTGGGCGAGAGCCGGGCGGCCAGCGTGCATCCGCGGGCAGCGCTCGCGAGCTATCACCAGCTTGTTCTCGAGGAAGCCGACATTTTCGACACGAGCGTGGGGATCGCCTCGCTCGACCTGACGATGGCGGATCGTGACGGGCTGGGCGCGGCGACGACGCTCTGGGCCGATCTCGCGCGCCGCGCGCCCGTGGGACCGGCCCGCACGGAGACCCCGCTCGCGCGGCCCTACGAGATCGTGACGCTCAACGACACCCGCGCCGCCTAG
- the dapE gene encoding succinyl-diaminopimelate desuccinylase encodes MPHDPVSLTADLVRCPSVTPEEGGALEVLQSLLGAAGFLCMRVDRGGVSNLFARWGEKGHARTFGFNGHTDVVPVGDAAAWTHPPFGAEIHDGYLYGRGSTDMKSGVAAFASAAVDFVRETPPDGAVILAITGDEEGDALDGTTALLDWMDESGEAMTHCLVGEPTNPEEMGDAIKIGRRGSMTAWVTVTGKQGHSAYPHMAVNPLTALARLMDTYASHTLDEGTDHFDPSTLAIVSMTTENTATNVIPAHAKGIVNIRFNDLHSGASVSDWLKREAAQVADAFGVTVDLQIKISGESFLTPPGVFSELVQSAVQAETNRTPALSTSGGTSDARFIKDHCPVVECGLVGKRMHAVDERVPLDDIHRLKAIYTRCLREYFSSPSP; translated from the coding sequence ATGCCTCACGACCCCGTTTCGCTCACAGCCGATCTCGTCCGCTGCCCTTCTGTCACGCCCGAGGAAGGCGGTGCCCTGGAGGTGCTGCAGAGCCTTCTGGGCGCGGCGGGTTTCCTGTGCATGCGCGTGGACCGGGGCGGCGTGTCCAACCTCTTCGCGCGCTGGGGCGAGAAGGGGCATGCGCGCACGTTCGGCTTCAACGGGCACACCGATGTCGTCCCCGTGGGCGATGCCGCGGCATGGACACATCCCCCTTTCGGCGCGGAGATCCATGACGGTTACCTCTACGGCCGCGGCTCCACCGACATGAAGAGCGGCGTGGCGGCCTTTGCCTCCGCAGCTGTCGATTTCGTCCGCGAAACCCCGCCCGACGGCGCGGTCATCCTCGCCATCACGGGCGACGAAGAGGGCGACGCCCTCGACGGGACGACAGCGCTCCTCGACTGGATGGACGAGAGCGGCGAGGCCATGACCCACTGCCTCGTGGGGGAGCCCACGAACCCCGAGGAGATGGGCGACGCCATCAAGATCGGCCGCCGCGGCTCCATGACCGCTTGGGTCACGGTCACGGGCAAGCAAGGGCACTCAGCCTACCCGCACATGGCCGTCAATCCGCTCACCGCGCTTGCCCGGCTCATGGATACCTACGCCTCCCACACGCTCGACGAAGGCACAGATCACTTCGATCCCTCCACGCTCGCCATCGTCTCCATGACCACCGAGAACACCGCCACCAACGTGATCCCGGCCCATGCCAAGGGGATCGTCAATATCCGCTTCAACGACCTCCATTCCGGGGCCAGCGTCAGCGACTGGCTCAAGCGCGAGGCCGCGCAGGTCGCCGATGCCTTCGGCGTGACGGTGGATTTGCAAATCAAGATCTCCGGGGAGAGCTTCCTCACGCCCCCCGGCGTCTTCTCCGAGCTCGTGCAATCGGCGGTGCAGGCGGAGACGAACCGCACTCCCGCACTCTCCACCTCGGGCGGCACCTCGGATGCCCGTTTCATCAAGGATCACTGCCCCGTCGTTGAATGCGGCCTCGTGGGAAAACGCATGCACGCGGTGGACGAACGCGTCCCACTGGACGATATTCACCGCCTCAAAGCCATCTACACGCGTTGTCTGAGGGAGTATTTCTCATCGCCGTCACCGTAG
- a CDS encoding lytic murein transglycosylase: MDPAKEQAFQAWIAKYRAGAEARGVSPAVLARAFADVRYNAEVIEKDRNQAEFSLPIWDYLARIASDAQVRGGQAALARHNAVLERIEARYGVDKEAVVAVWGAETRYGETRGTIPVIEATATLAFDGRRGDFFRRQLDAAVRILARGDTSPANMTGSWAGAMGHTQFIPTSYQEYAVDFDGDGRRDIWSDDPTDALASTAAYLDRFGWTEGQPIAVEVRLSSDADTSLARRSFTLAPSQWAARGVTGLDGRPVPDVGQASLFLPAGAQGPAFLLFNNFRVVERYNAADAYVMAVGELSRRIAGAPGIQGAWPVGQRALNAREVRELQQRLTAAGFDTQGADGLMGSNTIAAIRSYQRANGLTVDGFASLELLEALR, translated from the coding sequence GTGGACCCAGCCAAGGAGCAGGCCTTCCAGGCATGGATCGCAAAGTATCGCGCCGGCGCGGAGGCGCGGGGCGTATCCCCTGCGGTGTTGGCTCGGGCTTTCGCGGATGTGCGCTACAACGCCGAGGTGATCGAAAAGGACCGCAACCAGGCGGAGTTCTCCCTGCCGATCTGGGACTACCTCGCACGCATCGCCTCGGACGCGCAGGTGCGGGGCGGGCAGGCGGCGCTCGCGCGGCACAATGCCGTTCTTGAACGGATCGAGGCGCGCTACGGCGTCGACAAGGAGGCGGTCGTGGCCGTCTGGGGCGCAGAGACGCGCTATGGCGAGACGCGCGGTACGATCCCTGTGATAGAGGCCACGGCGACGCTGGCCTTCGACGGGCGGCGGGGCGACTTCTTCCGCCGCCAGCTCGACGCGGCGGTCCGCATCCTCGCGCGGGGAGACACGAGCCCGGCCAACATGACCGGAAGCTGGGCGGGCGCCATGGGGCACACGCAGTTCATCCCCACCTCCTACCAGGAATACGCGGTCGATTTCGACGGGGACGGGCGGCGCGACATCTGGAGCGATGATCCCACCGACGCGCTGGCCTCCACGGCGGCCTATCTCGACCGCTTCGGCTGGACGGAGGGTCAGCCTATCGCGGTGGAGGTGCGGCTCTCGAGCGATGCGGACACGTCTCTCGCGCGGCGCAGCTTCACACTCGCGCCCTCGCAATGGGCGGCGCGGGGCGTCACCGGGCTCGACGGGCGGCCTGTGCCCGATGTCGGGCAGGCTTCGCTCTTCCTCCCCGCCGGGGCCCAAGGGCCCGCCTTCCTCCTTTTCAACAATTTCCGCGTGGTGGAGCGCTACAATGCCGCCGACGCCTACGTCATGGCCGTGGGGGAGCTTTCGCGGCGGATCGCCGGCGCGCCGGGCATCCAAGGCGCGTGGCCGGTGGGGCAGCGGGCGCTCAATGCGCGCGAGGTGCGAGAGTTGCAGCAGCGGCTGACGGCGGCCGGCTTCGATACGCAGGGTGCGGACGGTCTCATGGGATCGAACACGATCGCCGCCATCCGGTCCTACCAGCGCGCGAACGGGCTCACCGTGGACGGCTTTGCCTCGCTCGAACTGCTGGAGGCGCTGCGCTAG
- a CDS encoding CAP domain-containing protein, with protein MQRRLSLLAAILVAGPAWACAPDGDAGLRVISLTNAYRASLGRAPLAGDAELARAATIHACDLAASGRFSHQGSDGSNVGDRARTAGYAWAFIAENIAKGQPSAASVLSSWRSSSGHNDNLLDPAAREIGVASVPSPDGTLWVMVLGAAR; from the coding sequence GTGCAGCGCAGGCTTAGCCTGCTCGCGGCGATCCTCGTGGCGGGGCCAGCATGGGCCTGCGCGCCCGATGGCGATGCGGGGCTCCGCGTGATCTCCCTCACCAATGCCTACCGCGCCTCCCTGGGCCGCGCGCCACTCGCAGGCGATGCGGAGCTTGCCCGCGCAGCGACGATCCACGCCTGCGATCTGGCGGCATCGGGCCGCTTCTCGCATCAGGGCAGCGACGGAAGTAACGTCGGGGACCGCGCCCGCACTGCGGGCTATGCCTGGGCCTTCATCGCCGAGAACATCGCCAAGGGTCAGCCCAGCGCGGCCAGCGTGCTCTCGAGTTGGCGCAGCTCGAGCGGCCACAACGACAACCTCCTCGACCCTGCCGCGCGGGAGATCGGGGTCGCCTCGGTGCCTAGCCCGGACGGGACACTCTGGGTGATGGTGCTGGGCGCCGCGCGCTAG
- a CDS encoding LOG family protein, translating into MRSSHEDIETTKGTPDTPQTRAPTYALAFADPDFLCREELRPVRLQLELLKPEMLLEEEGVDSTIVLFGGARIPEPEKRDSARTETLAELSRFYEEARRFSRLMTEKSLEAGGREGIIITGGGPGVMEAGNRGAEEAGGRSIGLNIVLPHEQAPNTFVTPELCFNFHYFAIRKMHFLLRAQAICVFPGGFGTLDELFEALTLIQTKRMDRVPVLLFGKSFWESIVNWEALAEAGTIGADDLALFQFVETAEEAAEALARWQG; encoded by the coding sequence ATGCGGTCCTCCCACGAGGACATCGAGACGACCAAGGGCACGCCTGACACGCCGCAGACCCGCGCACCGACCTACGCCCTCGCCTTCGCGGACCCGGACTTTCTTTGCCGCGAGGAATTACGCCCCGTGCGGCTCCAGCTCGAGCTCCTGAAGCCCGAGATGTTGCTCGAGGAGGAGGGCGTGGACTCCACCATCGTGCTCTTCGGCGGGGCCCGCATCCCGGAGCCCGAGAAGCGCGACAGCGCCCGCACAGAGACACTCGCCGAGCTCTCACGCTTCTACGAAGAAGCGCGCCGCTTTTCCCGGCTCATGACGGAGAAGTCGCTCGAGGCAGGAGGGCGCGAGGGCATCATCATCACGGGCGGCGGGCCGGGTGTCATGGAGGCGGGCAATCGCGGCGCTGAGGAGGCGGGCGGCCGCTCCATCGGGCTAAATATCGTGCTGCCCCACGAGCAGGCGCCAAATACCTTTGTCACGCCTGAGCTTTGCTTCAATTTCCACTACTTCGCGATCCGCAAGATGCACTTCCTGCTGCGCGCGCAGGCGATCTGCGTGTTTCCGGGCGGGTTCGGGACGCTCGATGAACTCTTCGAGGCGCTCACGCTGATCCAGACGAAGCGGATGGACCGGGTGCCCGTGCTGCTCTTTGGAAAGTCGTTCTGGGAGAGCATCGTGAACTGGGAGGCGCTGGCCGAGGCCGGGACGATTGGCGCGGACGACCTCGCGCTCTTCCAATTCGTGGAAACGGCGGAGGAGGCCGCCGAGGCCCTCGCCCGCTGGCAGGGCTAG
- a CDS encoding 1-acyl-sn-glycerol-3-phosphate acyltransferase: protein MKSLRRAADATLGRWTRHLFFVLLRSYYGLFFNISCADKAALQDLPGGLILCSHGSRHDGPMICALLYTTRRVRPAVLYTEYYNPLQWFPLMIAGSVPMSSPKTWTPERRKAQKEKALHTMRRIIENGNMVLLYPAGMIKKQRREVIAPHFSGAYETIKALDGLPVALIRIRGLSPHEEIKRDRFWTFIGRKTGRRHVLIDIEIPETPFDTAQPLADFNAEIEARFNLGLPEDTSAEASVQAPARSGGRPES, encoded by the coding sequence ATGAAATCCTTGCGCCGCGCCGCGGATGCCACCCTCGGGCGTTGGACACGCCATCTCTTCTTCGTGCTGCTCCGGAGCTATTACGGGCTTTTCTTCAACATCAGCTGCGCCGACAAGGCCGCGCTGCAGGATCTGCCCGGGGGGCTCATTCTGTGCTCCCACGGCTCGCGCCATGACGGGCCCATGATCTGCGCGCTGCTCTATACCACACGCCGTGTACGCCCCGCCGTGCTCTACACCGAGTACTACAACCCGCTGCAATGGTTCCCGCTCATGATCGCGGGCTCGGTACCCATGTCCTCTCCCAAGACGTGGACGCCCGAGCGGCGCAAGGCGCAAAAGGAAAAGGCGCTGCACACCATGCGCCGCATCATCGAGAACGGAAACATGGTCCTTCTCTACCCGGCGGGCATGATCAAGAAGCAGCGGCGGGAGGTCATCGCGCCCCATTTCAGCGGCGCCTACGAGACGATCAAGGCGCTCGACGGCCTGCCGGTGGCGCTCATCCGGATCCGGGGCCTGAGCCCCCACGAGGAGATCAAGCGCGATCGCTTCTGGACATTCATCGGTCGCAAGACGGGCCGCCGCCACGTCCTGATCGACATCGAGATCCCCGAGACACCCTTCGACACCGCGCAGCCCCTCGCTGACTTCAACGCCGAGATCGAGGCGCGCTTCAACTTGGGCCTGCCGGAGGACACCAGCGCCGAAGCCTCCGTTCAAGCGCCAGCCCGATCCGGGGGCCGTCCGGAGAGCTGA
- a CDS encoding GNAT family N-acetyltransferase has product MSEGVFLIAVTVAETQNVTACQAMRRAVFINEQGVAEQDEVDGKDGEAVHLLASLNGYPIGAARVLPMGTTAKIGRVCILRDHRGKGFGEAIIEECHKSARRLGATRAILGAQLSALSFYERLGYRPYGAVFDDAGIQHRMMEISL; this is encoded by the coding sequence TTGTCTGAGGGAGTATTTCTCATCGCCGTCACCGTAGCCGAGACGCAGAACGTCACCGCCTGCCAGGCCATGCGCCGCGCGGTCTTCATCAATGAACAAGGCGTCGCCGAGCAGGACGAGGTGGACGGCAAGGATGGCGAGGCCGTGCATCTCCTCGCCTCGCTCAACGGCTATCCCATCGGCGCGGCACGCGTGCTGCCCATGGGCACGACCGCCAAGATCGGGCGCGTCTGCATCCTCCGCGATCATCGCGGCAAGGGCTTTGGCGAAGCCATCATCGAGGAATGCCACAAGAGCGCGCGCCGCCTCGGCGCCACGCGCGCGATCCTCGGCGCGCAGCTCTCGGCGCTGTCCTTTTACGAGCGGCTGGGCTACCGCCCCTACGGCGCCGTCTTCGACGATGCCGGGATCCAGCACCGCATGATGGAAATCTCGCTCTAG
- a CDS encoding Hint domain-containing protein produces the protein MVAGRELDYDTGATAREMADTIFGDGVSVVGASYTGDNRSSAIYSRGDELASNVTPSDTGVILSTGRADQFTNQNASQSNLSGSRSTNTSGENNNADFNAVAGRSTFDASYLDVSFTSVGDVMTMQFVFASDEYPEYTSSIYNDVLAVWINGTYVPMAVGNGNTSVTTINEQNTQNLYRDNTSDQFNTEMDGFTVTLSLTIPVIPTTDPSDPQVNTIRIGIADASDSVYDSNVLIAADSVQSVLVADDDEFTLRLTETKTVDVLANDSFTGFVEVTHINGVEVEIGDTVILATGQEITLNDDYTFDVKATGTVEETVFTYEVLDDDGVTDVAFVTLDTIPCFVAGTLILTPEGERRIETLSEGDLVMTHDGGPQPIRWIGARTVRAKGALAPIRIEAGALGDHRHLLVSPQHRVLIRDTLSELLFGEAEVLVSAKHLVNDHTIRAMEGGFVTYVHMLFDRHEVVFSEGLATESFLPGPQTTECFEAEILEEICAIFPELDPETGQGYSLAARRTLKAHEARVLMGSAA, from the coding sequence ATGGTTGCAGGCCGCGAGCTAGACTACGACACCGGTGCGACCGCGCGGGAGATGGCCGATACCATCTTTGGCGATGGCGTCTCCGTCGTCGGAGCATCCTATACTGGCGACAATCGATCCTCGGCGATCTACTCGCGCGGCGACGAGCTCGCCTCCAACGTCACGCCCTCCGACACCGGGGTGATCCTGTCAACCGGGCGGGCAGACCAGTTCACCAACCAGAACGCCAGCCAGTCGAACCTGTCCGGCAGTCGCTCCACCAACACCTCTGGCGAGAACAACAACGCCGATTTCAACGCGGTGGCGGGCCGCTCGACATTCGACGCCTCCTATCTCGACGTCTCTTTCACCAGCGTGGGCGACGTGATGACGATGCAGTTCGTCTTCGCCTCCGACGAGTACCCTGAATACACGTCCTCGATTTACAACGACGTCCTCGCTGTCTGGATCAACGGCACCTACGTCCCCATGGCCGTGGGCAACGGAAACACCTCCGTCACCACGATCAACGAGCAGAATACCCAGAACCTCTACCGAGACAATACAAGCGACCAGTTCAACACCGAGATGGACGGTTTCACCGTCACGCTCTCGCTCACGATCCCGGTCATCCCCACGACGGATCCCTCCGATCCGCAGGTCAACACGATCCGCATCGGCATCGCTGACGCCTCTGACAGCGTTTACGACTCCAACGTCCTCATCGCCGCTGACAGCGTGCAAAGCGTGCTGGTGGCCGACGACGACGAATTCACCCTCCGCCTCACGGAGACGAAGACGGTGGATGTGCTGGCCAATGACAGCTTCACAGGCTTTGTCGAGGTCACGCATATCAACGGCGTCGAGGTGGAAATCGGCGACACCGTGATCCTCGCCACCGGGCAGGAGATCACGCTTAACGACGACTACACCTTTGACGTGAAGGCCACGGGCACCGTCGAGGAGACCGTCTTCACCTACGAGGTGCTGGACGATGACGGGGTCACCGATGTGGCCTTCGTCACGCTCGACACCATCCCCTGCTTCGTCGCCGGGACGCTGATCCTCACCCCCGAGGGCGAGCGGCGCATCGAGACGCTGAGCGAGGGCGACCTCGTCATGACCCATGATGGCGGGCCGCAACCGATCCGCTGGATCGGCGCGCGCACCGTGCGCGCGAAGGGCGCCCTGGCCCCAATCCGGATCGAGGCGGGCGCGCTGGGCGATCACCGGCACCTGCTCGTGTCGCCGCAGCACCGCGTGCTCATCCGCGACACGCTCTCCGAGCTGCTTTTCGGCGAGGCCGAGGTCCTCGTCTCTGCCAAGCACCTCGTCAACGATCACACGATCCGCGCCATGGAAGGGGGCTTTGTGACCTACGTCCACATGCTCTTTGACCGCCACGAGGTGGTCTTTTCGGAGGGGCTCGCCACGGAGAGCTTCCTGCCCGGTCCGCAAACGACGGAGTGCTTCGAGGCCGAGATCCTCGAGGAGATTTGCGCCATCTTTCCAGAACTCGACCCCGAGACCGGGCAGGGCTACAGCCTCGCTGCGCGGCGCACGCTCAAGGCCCATGAAGCGCGGGTTCTGATGGGGAGCGCAGCATGA
- the dapD gene encoding 2,3,4,5-tetrahydropyridine-2,6-dicarboxylate N-succinyltransferase, with product MSHKELETAIEAAWEARDAISPSTGGETREAIEATLEALDGGTLRVAERQESGDWHVNQWAKKAVLLGFRLKDMEMQPGSAQGGGWWDKVDSKWKDWGENRWREAGFRAVPNCVVRKSAFIAPGVVLMPSFVNLGAYVDSGTMVDTWATVGSCAQIGKNVHLSGGVGIGGVLEPMQAGPTIIEDNCFIGARSEVVEGCIVREGSVLGMGVFIGKSTKIVDRETGEVTYGEVPPYSVVVAGSMPSKNNISLYCAVIVKRVDEKTRSKTGINELLRD from the coding sequence ATGTCGCATAAAGAGCTGGAAACCGCGATCGAGGCCGCCTGGGAGGCCCGCGATGCCATCTCGCCCAGCACCGGCGGCGAGACCCGGGAAGCCATCGAGGCCACGCTCGAGGCGCTCGACGGCGGCACGCTCCGCGTGGCCGAACGGCAGGAGAGCGGCGACTGGCACGTGAACCAATGGGCCAAGAAGGCCGTGCTGCTGGGTTTCCGCCTCAAGGACATGGAAATGCAGCCCGGCTCCGCGCAGGGCGGCGGCTGGTGGGACAAGGTCGACTCGAAGTGGAAGGACTGGGGTGAGAACCGCTGGCGCGAGGCCGGCTTCCGCGCGGTCCCGAATTGCGTGGTCCGCAAGAGCGCCTTCATCGCGCCGGGGGTCGTCCTCATGCCTTCCTTCGTGAACCTCGGCGCCTATGTCGACAGCGGCACGATGGTCGATACCTGGGCCACGGTGGGCTCCTGCGCGCAGATCGGCAAGAACGTGCATCTCTCGGGCGGCGTGGGGATCGGCGGCGTGCTCGAGCCCATGCAAGCGGGCCCGACCATCATCGAGGACAATTGCTTCATCGGCGCGCGCTCGGAAGTGGTCGAGGGCTGCATCGTGCGCGAGGGCTCGGTCCTCGGCATGGGTGTGTTCATCGGCAAGTCCACCAAGATCGTGGACCGGGAAACCGGCGAGGTGACCTATGGCGAGGTGCCGCCCTACTCGGTGGTCGTCGCGGGCTCCATGCCTTCGAAGAACAACATCTCGCTCTACTGTGCCGTGATCGTGAAGCGCGTGGATGAAAAGACCCGCTCCAAGACCGGGATCAACGAACTCCTGCGCGACTGA